One Tolypothrix bouteillei VB521301 DNA window includes the following coding sequences:
- a CDS encoding diaminopimelate decarboxylase family protein, with product MASVKSAHLPFPLELAQELLNTYGSPLYVYQADILEQTIRHITQAFSYPRTQFRFASVTNGNISLLQIFRAKSWGLHANTPGDIYLGLQAGFAPEQIVYSGSNLNSEEMKQVLNWGVTTLNLDSVAQLQLCCEVYHSLTPSLPHFLTPSLRLGLRLNLPEITGDSRIGVRPEEFPHAIALTRQVGLKLSGLHFYRGTGTNATEAFTNVIDKVITTAELLPDWEYLDFGGGFGYSYHHSSAAFNWETFGTDLSNRISHLGKDIELVIEPGRAAIAGCATLLAKVVSVKWHSEKQIVGVDTTVANLSVPTVHGGYREIVAWKNRDNPAHLASSKIYLTDICGNTTYSRDYLGKNCSLPALEIGDIIGVLDVGAYGYAMSSHFLHRPKPAEVLLEKDTHRLIRKREDYSVLLNNQLFHK from the coding sequence ATGGCAAGCGTAAAATCAGCTCATCTTCCTTTTCCCCTAGAACTAGCTCAAGAGTTGCTAAATACTTATGGTTCGCCGCTTTACGTTTACCAAGCTGATATCTTAGAGCAAACCATCAGGCACATCACCCAGGCTTTTTCCTATCCTCGCACCCAATTTCGCTTTGCTAGCGTCACCAATGGAAATATTTCTCTGCTGCAAATTTTCCGCGCCAAAAGTTGGGGACTGCATGCCAATACTCCTGGAGACATTTATCTCGGATTGCAAGCAGGTTTTGCGCCCGAACAAATTGTTTACAGTGGGAGTAATTTGAATTCCGAGGAGATGAAACAGGTCTTAAATTGGGGTGTAACAACTCTCAATTTAGATAGCGTTGCTCAATTGCAACTGTGCTGCGAAGTCTATCACTCCCTTACTCCCTCACTCCCTCACTTCCTCACTCCTTCACTCCGCCTTGGCTTGCGTCTCAACCTACCCGAAATAACTGGTGATAGCCGCATTGGCGTGCGTCCAGAAGAATTTCCCCATGCGATCGCTCTTACCCGTCAGGTAGGATTAAAACTGAGCGGTTTACATTTTTACCGAGGTACGGGTACGAATGCGACAGAAGCTTTTACTAACGTCATTGATAAGGTTATAACAACGGCAGAACTTTTACCGGATTGGGAATATCTAGATTTTGGGGGTGGTTTTGGTTACTCATATCATCATAGCAGCGCAGCTTTTAACTGGGAAACGTTCGGTACAGACTTAAGCAATAGAATAAGTCATTTAGGAAAAGATATTGAGTTAGTCATCGAACCCGGACGTGCAGCAATTGCTGGATGCGCCACTTTATTAGCCAAAGTTGTTTCCGTGAAATGGCATTCAGAAAAACAAATTGTTGGGGTAGATACCACCGTTGCTAATCTCTCCGTTCCTACAGTACATGGCGGATATCGGGAAATTGTCGCGTGGAAAAATCGGGACAATCCCGCACATCTCGCAAGTTCTAAAATTTACCTTACAGATATATGTGGAAACACTACTTATTCACGGGATTATTTAGGCAAAAACTGTTCTTTACCAGCATTAGAAATTGGGGATATTATCGGTGTTTTAGATGTCGGTGCTTATGGTTATGCCATGTCCTCACACTTTTTACATCGTCCTAAACCTGCAGAGGTGTTGTTAGAAAAAGATACGCATCGTTTAATTCGCAAACGCGAAGACTACAGCGTATTACTGAACAATCAGCTCTTTCATAAATAA
- a CDS encoding mannose-1-phosphate guanylyltransferase has product MTQSLIPVILAGGKGERFWPLSRQNRPKQFLSLDGSDRSLLQATADRLLPLAGGWEDLWVITSSQIAQGVREQLPELPSDNLLVELEGRDTAAAVAWTSLEIKNRYGEDAIIGFFPADHWIADKEAFANTIDAASQLATSYSAIVTMGIKPTFPSTGYGYIEQGEIIDSFQDLPAYHVNRFTEKPDRQTAENFLSTGRFSWNSGMFVFRAGVVLKELHIHSPEIIEPLEKHGPNIYPQLPKKSIDYALMEKTGLAYVIPAEFGWDDLGDWNAIERLLKKEGIPNVELATHVGLDTQGAILYSSNPEDVIVTIGLDDVVIVRDRNVTLIVNKDRTQEIKQVLKTLQNDPRFTNLL; this is encoded by the coding sequence ATGACTCAATCCCTAATTCCTGTCATTCTTGCCGGTGGTAAAGGCGAACGTTTTTGGCCGTTGAGTCGCCAAAACCGTCCCAAGCAATTTTTAAGTTTAGATGGCAGCGATCGAAGTTTGCTACAAGCAACTGCCGACCGACTGCTACCACTAGCAGGCGGTTGGGAAGACTTGTGGGTAATCACTTCCAGTCAGATTGCTCAAGGTGTTCGAGAACAACTACCCGAACTGCCATCCGACAATTTACTTGTTGAGTTAGAGGGAAGGGACACTGCTGCTGCAGTTGCCTGGACAAGTTTGGAAATTAAAAACCGCTACGGTGAAGATGCCATTATCGGCTTTTTCCCCGCCGACCACTGGATTGCCGACAAAGAAGCGTTTGCAAACACCATAGATGCAGCTTCGCAGCTAGCGACTAGCTATTCAGCAATTGTAACTATGGGGATCAAGCCAACCTTTCCATCAACTGGTTACGGCTACATAGAACAAGGTGAAATAATTGATAGCTTTCAGGATTTGCCAGCATATCACGTTAACCGCTTTACTGAAAAGCCCGACCGTCAAACGGCAGAAAATTTCCTTTCTACGGGACGTTTTAGCTGGAATAGCGGTATGTTTGTTTTTCGAGCGGGTGTTGTTCTCAAGGAACTGCATATCCACTCGCCGGAAATCATCGAACCGTTAGAAAAGCACGGTCCCAACATCTACCCCCAGCTACCTAAGAAGAGTATAGACTATGCATTAATGGAAAAGACAGGTCTAGCTTACGTAATTCCTGCAGAATTTGGTTGGGACGATCTGGGCGATTGGAATGCTATCGAACGTTTACTGAAAAAAGAAGGTATTCCCAATGTAGAACTGGCTACTCATGTTGGTCTAGATACGCAGGGGGCAATTCTCTACTCTTCAAACCCTGAGGACGTTATTGTTACCATTGGTTTAGACGATGTTGTCATTGTGCGCGATCGCAACGTTACCCTAATTGTCAACAAAGACCGGACTCAAGAAATTAAACAAGTACTCAAAACTTTACAAAACGATCCTCGATTTACCAATTTACTGTAA
- a CDS encoding DUF1902 domain-containing protein, translated as MTQTTFKVQAFWDAEAKVWVATSEDIPGLVTEASTIEALTQKLREMIPELILLNNIVSSGFAGSISFELISHRQELIEVAS; from the coding sequence ATGACACAAACTACATTTAAGGTTCAAGCCTTTTGGGATGCAGAAGCAAAAGTATGGGTTGCCACTAGTGAGGATATACCTGGGTTGGTAACAGAGGCTTCTACAATTGAAGCTCTTACACAAAAGCTCAGAGAAATGATACCAGAACTTATTCTTCTCAATAATATTGTATCTTCTGGGTTTGCGGGTTCTATCAGCTTTGAATTAATCAGCCACCGTCAAGAGTTGATAGAGGTGGCTTCATAG
- a CDS encoding asparagine synthetase B family protein, translating to MVNVEQGDRIIQPKHFIGYWGYGERRELETSLGAVKKTGHNSYQLSSLDSPSESHYPIWNVACIGFSKDFIPSIYFQRHGIERIAALSASGILTDLQDNSFLPDIWVHLQGKNRLILGREPFGRVPLYWAQQGQVIWFASRLQLLLAVVDEPEVSIPALYGYSCFSYIPNPLTPITQVFAVPAGTELVWQSQPDDRKLSTPISQRLLEWCEASVQLQDETTAVKQLQTLLKQGIERQISDLKDEPVGVFLSGGLDSSVVAALLVQAGVNAIAYTLDFGGAGVPEYPYAEIVAQHLQIPLVKVDASPRQIQKAILPTVRALDLPFGDGVTVPLFLLAQRASQETQVIFNGEGGDQLFAGWTNKPLIAASVYQTENPSGQETFIQQYLRTFHRLWGYEAQIYQPHVYKQIQNLHPEDWIAEALDPTYCKTILHRLRRASLMLKGAQNIHPRATALGFAHKLFVRSPFCDLPLAEWTFQVSGELCLQGACEKYILKRAVENWLPPEIVWRQKRGMGVPLTSWCLNEFWYELGKWLNPGKLRAENCFSPYIASQIAAGQLGATIQGRLIGESLWLLIVWELWREQVFGEESSKQSFDHPFWLPKQLWRLQKKWQA from the coding sequence ATGGTTAACGTTGAGCAGGGCGATCGCATCATTCAACCCAAGCATTTTATTGGATATTGGGGTTACGGTGAAAGACGAGAATTAGAAACAAGCCTTGGTGCTGTCAAAAAAACGGGTCATAATTCTTATCAGTTATCTTCTCTCGATTCCCCAAGCGAGAGCCATTATCCTATTTGGAATGTTGCTTGCATCGGTTTTTCAAAAGATTTTATCCCATCAATTTATTTTCAGCGTCATGGCATAGAAAGAATAGCTGCTCTATCAGCATCGGGAATATTGACTGATTTACAAGACAACTCATTTTTACCCGATATTTGGGTACATTTACAGGGAAAAAATCGTTTAATTTTAGGACGAGAACCTTTTGGGCGAGTCCCGTTATACTGGGCTCAACAAGGACAAGTTATTTGGTTTGCATCCCGTCTGCAACTCTTGCTAGCGGTTGTTGACGAGCCAGAAGTGAGCATTCCTGCTTTATACGGTTATAGTTGTTTTTCGTATATTCCCAATCCCCTCACACCCATTACTCAAGTCTTTGCAGTTCCTGCGGGAACTGAGTTAGTTTGGCAAAGCCAACCTGACGATCGCAAGCTCAGCACCCCGATTTCTCAACGCTTATTGGAATGGTGTGAAGCAAGCGTTCAACTCCAAGATGAAACAACCGCTGTCAAACAATTGCAAACTCTGTTAAAACAAGGCATTGAGCGTCAAATTTCTGACTTAAAAGATGAGCCAGTCGGAGTTTTTCTCTCTGGGGGGTTGGATTCCTCTGTTGTAGCGGCGTTGCTAGTACAAGCAGGAGTCAATGCGATCGCTTATACTCTAGATTTTGGCGGTGCAGGTGTTCCAGAATATCCCTATGCCGAAATTGTTGCCCAGCACTTGCAAATTCCTTTGGTAAAAGTTGATGCCAGCCCGCGTCAAATTCAGAAAGCTATTCTACCGACTGTACGAGCGCTCGATTTACCTTTCGGGGATGGGGTAACGGTTCCCTTGTTTCTTTTAGCACAAAGAGCCAGTCAGGAAACTCAGGTGATTTTTAACGGCGAAGGTGGCGACCAGTTATTTGCAGGTTGGACGAATAAGCCTTTAATAGCAGCAAGCGTTTACCAAACAGAAAATCCATCAGGACAAGAAACATTTATACAACAATATCTCCGAACTTTCCACCGTCTTTGGGGTTATGAAGCACAAATTTACCAGCCGCATGTTTACAAGCAGATACAAAATCTACACCCAGAAGACTGGATTGCAGAAGCCCTCGATCCTACCTACTGTAAAACCATCCTGCATCGACTCCGGCGTGCCAGCCTGATGTTAAAAGGAGCACAAAATATCCATCCGCGTGCAACAGCTTTAGGATTTGCTCACAAGTTGTTTGTGCGATCGCCTTTCTGCGATTTACCCCTAGCAGAATGGACATTCCAGGTTTCTGGAGAACTCTGCTTGCAAGGAGCGTGCGAGAAATATATCCTCAAGCGAGCCGTGGAAAATTGGCTACCGCCAGAAATTGTTTGGCGACAAAAGCGGGGTATGGGGGTTCCCTTAACCTCTTGGTGTTTAAATGAGTTCTGGTATGAGCTTGGCAAATGGTTGAATCCAGGCAAACTTCGTGCCGAAAATTGCTTTTCTCCTTATATCGCATCGCAAATTGCTGCGGGTCAATTGGGTGCTACGATTCAAGGTCGTTTGATTGGTGAAAGTTTGTGGTTGTTGATTGTGTGGGAACTTTGGCGAGAACAGGTTTTTGGTGAAGAATCCAGCAAACAATCTTTTGACCATCCGTTTTGGCTTCCAAAACAGCTGTGGAGACTTCAAAAAAAATGGCAAGCGTAA
- a CDS encoding LCP family protein has protein sequence MTFREWLSGEISVVKQVAKANQGTSEAEEQSPIEVKLKEHQTDSRAQVKSTGSIPSQLYYRLGLAMPRWLFWILTGVVGITLSGLLVSTLALWTPLWSDMDRTDEELSTGSQDTHKGPLPGELWSNISQYQLTRPMNILIMGIEPVPGSVDGSPESFSGKSDTVLLVRFNPENKTIRVLSIPKDTMIAIPEKGLNKVSEANAKGGHVLAARVVSRTLNNAPIDRYIRLSSSGLRHLVEQFDGVEVFVPKPMLQKGSTGRSSSNLVSGWQTLNGEQAEQFVRFREDGLGDLERVQRQQAFLLGLKERLYSPTVKPKLPQLIRLMRRHFDTNLKIEEMMALVNYTLNIERDKFQMTILPGIFSRLSADPNSYWLDLTGRVDLLDEYAGVTISGMSPTVKPTSQLKIAIQNASTKPQLAEKAIKYLKDKGFARVYAVPDWSDTRSESKIIVQKGNRQAGQKIQEMFGKGQIEVSGTGDLESDITIRIGKDWE, from the coding sequence ATGACGTTTAGGGAGTGGTTGAGTGGGGAGATATCCGTGGTTAAACAAGTAGCAAAGGCAAATCAGGGCACATCTGAAGCAGAAGAACAGTCACCAATTGAGGTGAAACTCAAAGAGCACCAAACAGATTCCCGTGCTCAAGTGAAGTCTACAGGTTCCATTCCTAGCCAACTGTATTACAGGTTGGGGTTGGCAATGCCTCGATGGCTTTTCTGGATACTGACAGGAGTTGTGGGGATCACTTTATCGGGGTTATTAGTATCGACTTTGGCACTTTGGACTCCGTTATGGAGTGATATGGATCGAACAGATGAAGAGCTAAGTACTGGCAGTCAAGATACTCATAAAGGACCGTTGCCAGGAGAATTGTGGAGCAATATCTCCCAATATCAGCTTACGCGACCCATGAACATTTTAATCATGGGTATTGAACCTGTTCCCGGTAGTGTAGATGGTTCTCCGGAAAGTTTTTCTGGAAAAAGCGACACAGTTTTGCTAGTTAGGTTTAATCCAGAAAACAAAACAATTCGAGTGCTTTCGATTCCCAAAGACACCATGATAGCAATTCCAGAAAAGGGGTTGAATAAGGTGTCTGAGGCGAATGCAAAAGGAGGTCATGTTTTAGCAGCACGGGTAGTCAGTCGTACCTTAAATAATGCCCCAATCGATCGCTATATCCGCCTTTCTTCATCGGGTTTGCGACATTTGGTGGAGCAGTTTGATGGGGTTGAAGTATTTGTACCCAAACCAATGTTACAAAAAGGCTCTACCGGACGCTCATCAAGTAATTTGGTAAGTGGTTGGCAAACTCTTAACGGCGAACAAGCAGAACAGTTTGTACGATTCCGGGAAGACGGTCTGGGGGATTTGGAAAGAGTCCAACGACAGCAAGCATTTTTACTGGGATTAAAAGAACGCCTTTACAGTCCTACCGTAAAGCCTAAGTTACCTCAACTTATTCGTCTGATGCGGAGGCACTTTGATACCAACCTGAAGATAGAAGAAATGATGGCACTGGTTAACTATACCTTAAATATCGAGCGAGATAAGTTCCAGATGACCATATTGCCTGGTATCTTTAGCCGTTTGAGTGCAGACCCAAATAGCTACTGGCTAGATCTTACCGGACGAGTTGACTTGCTTGATGAGTATGCTGGGGTCACTATCTCTGGAATGTCGCCCACGGTAAAACCTACATCACAATTAAAAATTGCTATTCAAAATGCTTCTACAAAACCCCAACTAGCTGAAAAAGCGATTAAATATCTTAAAGACAAAGGTTTTGCTAGGGTTTATGCAGTACCTGATTGGTCCGATACCCGCAGCGAATCTAAAATTATTGTTCAGAAAGGGAATCGACAAGCAGGACAAAAAATACAGGAAATGTTTGGTAAAGGTCAGATTGAAGTATCTGGCACTGGTGACCTAGAATCTGATATTACTATCCGGATTGGGAAGGATTGGGAGTAG
- a CDS encoding asparagine synthetase B family protein: MYKSRKSKIPFFNPDPSWRVAWGAVDANYEDIAWRDDQVTVIVPRTASGVITEKLAIARGEQFVVVGDVWLTNQVQLLENLGVEPNSFALSPLQLVANLWERWGMKCLNQLEGMFALVIWDREKQVLWSIRDRVGARTLYYTTTGSVRWIAPKLRTLALHRSSDLDLVALRDYLCCAFVPGERTLWQQVRELRPGTVLQLPECKVQAYWQLQEKITAIDKSLAWHSDRLRQLLDQVVREYLPAENEPVGVFLSGGLDSSSITAIAAKFHHSPVHTFSIHFGSECPNELEFSSLVAKYCQTQHHILEITFRDMWERLPETMAYLDDPIGDPLTVPNLLLGRLARESVQVLLNGEGGDPCFGGPKNQPMLINSLYGSVTNQDSLQAYLISFQKCAADLPQLLKPEIWTAVQKTPWVFEEDLYSQASYLNRLMAMNIKFKGADQILTKVSNLTQAALLQARSPLFDQRVVELSMEIPPEYKLSGVEEKAVLKGAIAELLPPAIVHRPKSGMMVPVQLGFRKYWQREAKNLLLSRNAAIAPYLNQLPIRNWLNYQGDTWSRYGVKLWLLVSLEIWLQVNQK; this comes from the coding sequence ATGTATAAAAGTCGCAAATCTAAAATACCATTTTTCAACCCCGATCCAAGCTGGCGCGTAGCTTGGGGAGCCGTTGATGCAAATTATGAAGATATAGCTTGGCGAGACGACCAAGTTACTGTCATTGTACCGCGTACAGCTTCTGGAGTCATAACGGAGAAATTAGCGATCGCTCGTGGAGAACAATTTGTTGTTGTTGGTGATGTTTGGTTAACCAACCAAGTACAATTATTAGAAAATTTAGGAGTTGAACCAAATAGCTTTGCGCTAAGTCCCCTGCAACTGGTTGCTAATCTTTGGGAACGATGGGGTATGAAATGTCTCAACCAACTTGAGGGGATGTTTGCTCTAGTTATTTGGGATAGAGAAAAACAGGTTTTGTGGTCAATACGCGATCGCGTTGGTGCTCGTACTCTCTACTACACCACCACTGGTTCGGTTCGTTGGATTGCGCCTAAATTGAGAACTTTAGCACTCCATCGTTCATCGGATTTGGATTTGGTTGCGTTACGAGATTATCTCTGTTGCGCCTTTGTTCCCGGCGAGAGAACGCTTTGGCAACAGGTACGCGAACTGCGCCCCGGAACTGTTTTACAATTGCCTGAGTGTAAGGTTCAAGCGTATTGGCAACTTCAAGAAAAGATTACAGCAATAGATAAATCTCTAGCATGGCATAGCGATCGCCTGCGACAACTGCTAGACCAAGTTGTTCGAGAATATTTACCAGCAGAAAATGAACCTGTTGGCGTTTTTCTTTCTGGTGGTTTGGACTCTAGCAGCATCACTGCAATAGCCGCAAAATTCCATCATTCCCCAGTCCACACCTTCTCCATTCATTTTGGCTCGGAATGTCCCAATGAGTTGGAATTTTCCAGCCTTGTTGCAAAATATTGCCAGACACAACATCACATTCTGGAAATTACCTTTCGAGATATGTGGGAACGCCTACCGGAAACAATGGCGTATTTAGATGACCCCATCGGCGATCCGCTGACTGTTCCCAACCTTTTGCTAGGACGACTGGCGCGAGAAAGCGTGCAGGTGCTGTTAAATGGAGAGGGTGGCGATCCCTGTTTTGGTGGTCCAAAAAATCAGCCCATGCTTATTAATAGTTTATATGGCTCCGTCACCAATCAAGATTCATTACAAGCTTATTTAATTTCCTTTCAAAAATGCGCGGCTGATTTGCCACAGCTTTTAAAACCAGAAATTTGGACAGCAGTACAAAAAACACCTTGGGTTTTTGAAGAAGATTTATATTCTCAAGCCAGCTATCTCAATCGTTTGATGGCAATGAACATCAAATTTAAAGGCGCTGACCAAATTCTCACTAAAGTCAGTAACTTGACTCAAGCTGCTCTTTTGCAAGCGCGTTCTCCTCTTTTTGACCAGCGTGTTGTAGAATTAAGCATGGAAATTCCCCCAGAATACAAGCTTTCTGGAGTGGAAGAAAAAGCCGTTCTTAAAGGGGCGATCGCAGAGCTTTTGCCTCCTGCAATTGTTCATCGTCCTAAAAGTGGGATGATGGTTCCAGTACAGTTAGGATTTCGTAAATATTGGCAGCGAGAAGCCAAAAATTTATTGCTCAGTCGTAATGCTGCGATCGCTCCTTATTTAAACCAGTTGCCAATCCGGAATTGGTTAAACTATCAAGGAGATACTTGGAGTCGTTATGGCGTCAAACTTTGGTTGCTTGTGAGTTTAGAAATTTGGTTGCAGGTGAATCAAAAATAA
- a CDS encoding type II toxin-antitoxin system HicA family toxin has protein sequence MGASFTAQLKKILSEGSCYFERQGKGDHEIWYSPITDRRFVVDASIKSRHTANAILKQAGLPKAF, from the coding sequence ATGGGTGCATCGTTTACTGCTCAATTAAAAAAGATTCTTTCAGAAGGTAGTTGCTATTTTGAACGGCAAGGCAAGGGCGACCATGAGATTTGGTACAGCCCAATTACAGATAGGCGGTTTGTAGTAGATGCTTCTATCAAGTCTCGCCACACAGCAAATGCAATTTTGAAACAAGCAGGACTGCCAAAAGCTTTCTAA
- the murJ gene encoding murein biosynthesis integral membrane protein MurJ → MTQEKKVSRSIAGIAGIVAAGTLISKVVGLVRQQVIAAAFGLGVVADAYQYAYVIPGFLLILLGGINGPFHSAIVSVLAKRSKEEAAPLVETITTLVGSVLLVLTIVLVLFSGNLIDLVAPGLNQLPQGGAVKAIAIQQLQIMAPMAMLAGLIGIGFGTLNAANLFWLPSISPLFSSITVIIGLGVLWLQLGSKITSPEYAVLGGMVLAGGTLAGAILQWVVQLVAQAQAGMGGFRLRFNINQPGVGEVMKIMGPATISSGMLQINLWVILFFASNIPSAAAALANANLLVQTPLGIISSMILVPLLPVFSRLADPKDWHDLKLRIRQGIILSAFTMLPLGALMIALAVPIVRVIYERGAFQKDESQLVASLLIAYGSGMFVYLARDVLVRVFYALGDGDTPFRVSSFNIFLNVVLAYIFINILKLGAPGLVLTTVGVNFSSTVMLLFLLHRKLRGLPWLEWSVPILGMTFGSVLAGAASYGTLEFSQRLLGKDGLPIQLLQLSVAGLVGLGIFAAIAACLKIPEVNVFVSRLQQRFLKRRS, encoded by the coding sequence GTGACACAAGAAAAAAAGGTTTCTCGTTCTATTGCGGGAATTGCGGGTATTGTTGCCGCCGGTACTTTAATCAGTAAAGTTGTAGGTTTAGTCCGGCAGCAAGTCATTGCTGCTGCTTTTGGTTTAGGTGTTGTCGCTGATGCTTATCAATACGCTTACGTGATACCCGGCTTTCTGTTGATTTTACTTGGTGGGATCAACGGACCGTTCCATAGTGCTATTGTCAGTGTCTTAGCTAAGCGCAGTAAAGAAGAAGCAGCGCCTTTGGTGGAAACTATTACAACCCTTGTCGGTTCCGTACTGCTCGTCCTTACGATTGTTTTGGTTCTTTTTTCGGGAAATTTAATCGATTTGGTCGCACCAGGCTTAAATCAATTACCACAGGGAGGTGCTGTAAAAGCGATCGCCATCCAACAACTTCAGATTATGGCACCAATGGCAATGCTTGCGGGGTTGATTGGTATTGGCTTTGGCACCCTCAACGCTGCTAATCTATTCTGGCTCCCTTCTATCAGCCCATTATTTTCCAGTATTACCGTTATTATCGGTTTGGGTGTTTTATGGCTGCAGTTGGGGAGTAAAATTACTTCTCCTGAGTATGCTGTGCTGGGTGGAATGGTTTTAGCTGGAGGAACCTTAGCAGGAGCTATATTGCAATGGGTAGTACAACTTGTTGCTCAAGCGCAAGCCGGAATGGGTGGTTTTCGCCTGCGATTTAATATCAATCAGCCTGGGGTGGGTGAGGTGATGAAAATCATGGGACCAGCCACCATTTCCTCTGGTATGCTGCAAATTAATCTTTGGGTTATTTTATTTTTTGCTTCTAATATTCCATCGGCGGCGGCGGCGCTAGCAAATGCCAATCTTTTGGTACAAACACCATTGGGAATCATTTCTAGTATGATTTTGGTTCCCCTACTACCAGTCTTCTCCCGACTGGCAGATCCTAAAGATTGGCACGATCTCAAATTACGCATTCGCCAAGGAATTATCTTGTCTGCTTTTACTATGCTGCCTTTAGGGGCTTTGATGATCGCTTTGGCTGTACCCATTGTGCGTGTTATTTACGAACGGGGGGCTTTCCAAAAGGATGAATCTCAATTGGTAGCTTCTCTACTGATTGCATATGGTAGCGGAATGTTTGTCTATTTAGCACGCGATGTTTTGGTCAGAGTCTTTTATGCTTTGGGTGATGGAGATACACCATTTCGCGTCAGCAGTTTTAATATCTTTCTGAACGTTGTCTTAGCTTACATTTTTATCAATATTCTAAAACTAGGTGCTCCCGGTTTGGTGTTAACTACCGTCGGAGTCAATTTCAGTTCTACTGTAATGTTGTTATTTTTGCTACATCGCAAGCTTCGTGGATTGCCTTGGTTGGAATGGAGTGTACCCATTCTGGGCATGACTTTTGGTAGCGTGCTGGCTGGTGCGGCTAGCTATGGAACTCTTGAGTTTTCTCAAAGGCTTTTGGGTAAGGATGGATTGCCAATTCAGTTATTGCAGCTATCTGTTGCTGGGTTAGTTGGCTTGGGGATTTTTGCCGCGATCGCAGCTTGTCTGAAAATCCCTGAGGTGAACGTCTTTGTATCTCGGTTGCAACAGCGCTTTCTAAAGCGCCGCTCGTAA
- a CDS encoding histidine kinase: MKFTKLATSALVFASVIFSAGIASAQSVPTRGTSANYLGAGVAAGVTNGGQDNDAATLGGNIQGRFAVPKAPVSVRGSVLFGGDATAAMPIVTYDVPVAKDTNVYVGGGYSFVTDEGKSTPLGNKNSPVVTIGAEREIAKNFVLYGDAKWGIDAYENSSADALSIQSGVGLRF; this comes from the coding sequence ATGAAATTTACAAAATTAGCAACTTCTGCACTTGTTTTTGCTTCTGTTATTTTTTCTGCTGGAATTGCCTCAGCACAGTCAGTTCCAACACGCGGTACAAGTGCTAACTACTTGGGTGCTGGTGTTGCGGCTGGTGTAACTAACGGCGGACAAGATAATGACGCAGCTACATTGGGTGGTAATATTCAAGGACGATTTGCTGTTCCAAAAGCCCCTGTATCAGTTCGCGGTTCTGTTCTGTTCGGTGGCGATGCAACTGCTGCTATGCCAATAGTCACTTATGATGTACCAGTTGCTAAAGATACAAACGTTTATGTTGGTGGTGGTTACTCCTTTGTGACGGATGAAGGTAAAAGCACTCCCTTAGGAAATAAAAATTCACCTGTTGTCACAATTGGAGCTGAGAGAGAAATCGCTAAAAACTTCGTCTTATACGGTGACGCTAAGTGGGGTATTGATGCTTATGAAAACAGTTCTGCTGATGCCCTTAGCATTCAATCAGGTGTAGGCTTGCGCTTCTAA